From Trueperella pecoris, a single genomic window includes:
- a CDS encoding PAC2 family protein → MAHFFTLDDIASGLRVRTLVINLIDPLIDAGDTAQAINATIDTLDAELIGTFDSDKLFDLRAQRPIVSYADGHIVALTMPQMRLMLVTDVHGESFLYLTGQEPDFRWCAVSEDILEIIERFGVENVFSFAAMPAPIPHTRPVDMLIRTTASAGDHPVVEGFAEHFAQLSDVFEHMAGEKSISVVNIRVRVPFYLVRGEAPFFAGALAAIKMLAARGGPTFPLGDLEQLEDSQRAAISQLLVEGSDFDQLVTKLEEDYDASEAGFVKNEETIPVIPSSDEIGDAVEQFLASHDSSPLERVHKDKPERRHFSDEFRRIGQGFRVGLGRLSREDKTQANSPEGNDGPASESTKDHEE, encoded by the coding sequence GTGGCACATTTCTTCACACTTGATGACATCGCCAGCGGGTTGCGCGTGCGTACGCTCGTCATTAACCTCATTGACCCGCTCATCGACGCCGGCGACACGGCACAGGCCATCAACGCCACGATCGACACGCTCGATGCCGAACTGATCGGCACCTTCGATTCGGACAAGCTTTTCGATCTGCGCGCCCAGCGTCCGATCGTCAGCTACGCCGACGGGCACATCGTTGCCCTGACGATGCCACAGATGCGCCTCATGCTCGTGACGGACGTACACGGCGAGTCATTCCTTTACCTGACCGGGCAGGAACCCGATTTTCGTTGGTGCGCCGTCAGCGAGGACATCCTCGAGATCATCGAACGCTTCGGGGTGGAGAACGTCTTCTCCTTCGCGGCCATGCCCGCGCCCATTCCGCACACCCGTCCCGTCGATATGCTCATTCGCACCACCGCCTCGGCGGGGGACCACCCCGTCGTCGAGGGCTTTGCCGAACACTTCGCGCAGCTGTCCGACGTCTTCGAACACATGGCCGGAGAAAAGTCGATCTCGGTGGTCAACATCCGCGTGCGCGTCCCCTTCTACCTCGTACGAGGAGAAGCCCCCTTCTTCGCCGGTGCGCTCGCGGCTATCAAGATGCTTGCCGCGCGCGGTGGGCCCACCTTCCCACTGGGCGATCTCGAACAGCTCGAAGATTCACAACGCGCCGCGATCTCGCAGCTACTGGTAGAGGGCTCCGACTTCGATCAGCTCGTGACCAAACTTGAAGAAGACTACGACGCTTCCGAGGCGGGCTTTGTCAAGAACGAGGAGACCATCCCCGTTATCCCCTCGTCAGACGAGATCGGCGACGCCGTCGAGCAATTCCTCGCCTCGCACGATTCCTCGCCGCTCGAGCGAGTCCACAAAGACAAGCCCGAACGCAGGCACTTCTCCGACGAGTTCCGCCGCATTGGCCAGGGCTTCCGCGTGGGCTTGGGCCGGCTCTCACGCGAGGACAAGACGCAAGCCAACAGCCCCGAGGGAAACGACGGCCCAGCAAGCGAATCCACGAAGGACCACGAGGAATAA
- a CDS encoding HelD family protein, whose protein sequence is MEKTAIERAIAEEQAFVDLAYAALDRQHDYYRDQLTRVRAQGGRGTPGAVSERDSFASHYEDNLLRLRNVENRLVMGRLDHEDETVTHIGRMTLRDEDQNILLTDWRAPQSEPFYQATAAHPEDIVRRRHIQTRLREVTGVEDELLRNTAPFSDLNLTGEGALMAAMSQAREGKMGDIVGTIQAEQDRIIRADAAGVLVVQGGPGTGKTAVALHRAAYLLYTHRERLARSGVLIIGPSPVFLRYIDQVLPSLGESDVVGATIEDLVPGVRASASEPEQVARIKGRPIWGEFAKRAIRRIVQKPLATPVSFAVNGKKLTLTPAMVEDAQRRARRSGKPHNQARDIYAKRLVSALAGQLAEAFETTLEDSDWLVADVAGSADARREINLHWLPSSPVTLLERIYHFPELLERIAPELTAQERSLLRRERGNGLTPADIPIIDELAELLGPFASDEDRRRLAAKENADHELSEYVSQTMNSMGLGGGIVNSAMITQRVAEAGAGETLAERAASDRSWTYGHVVVDEAQELSPMQWRMIARRNPSRSMTLVGDLDQRPSGAPDGGWASALGPLTEFHRVDQLTISYRTPSTVLTKAGEVMEANGYPVGFMRAARDLEGSLAYHRGGEEVLIDLIEKACLELDEEFGLGRGSVGVIAPKELYDRVGDTLANTPRLTTWTLDRTGSEISARIHMLTAWMSKGLEYDVVVLVEPEAILGDGPGDLYVAMTRPTRRLDVLSRGPLPKGF, encoded by the coding sequence GTGGAAAAAACCGCCATTGAGCGCGCGATCGCCGAGGAACAGGCCTTTGTTGACCTTGCATACGCCGCTCTCGACCGTCAGCACGACTACTACCGCGATCAGCTTACGCGTGTTCGCGCGCAGGGCGGGCGAGGAACCCCGGGGGCCGTGTCGGAGCGTGACTCTTTCGCCAGCCATTACGAGGATAATCTGCTGCGTTTGCGCAACGTGGAAAATCGCCTCGTCATGGGCCGCCTTGACCATGAGGACGAGACTGTCACCCACATCGGGCGCATGACGTTGCGCGACGAGGACCAGAACATCCTTCTGACGGATTGGCGCGCGCCACAGTCTGAGCCGTTCTATCAGGCAACGGCAGCACATCCAGAAGATATTGTGCGACGCCGTCACATTCAGACGCGCCTTCGTGAGGTCACCGGTGTCGAAGACGAACTGTTGAGAAACACGGCTCCTTTCTCCGACCTCAACCTCACGGGCGAGGGCGCACTCATGGCGGCCATGTCGCAGGCGCGTGAAGGAAAGATGGGCGATATTGTCGGCACTATCCAGGCCGAACAGGATCGCATTATTCGCGCTGACGCGGCGGGCGTCCTCGTGGTCCAGGGCGGGCCCGGCACTGGCAAGACGGCCGTGGCGCTCCACCGTGCCGCGTACCTGCTTTACACTCACCGGGAGCGCCTGGCTCGCTCCGGGGTGCTCATCATTGGCCCCTCCCCCGTCTTCTTGCGCTATATTGACCAGGTCCTGCCTTCGTTGGGCGAGTCCGACGTGGTTGGGGCAACGATCGAGGATCTGGTTCCTGGCGTGCGCGCCTCGGCGAGCGAACCCGAGCAGGTGGCCCGGATTAAGGGGCGTCCCATCTGGGGTGAGTTCGCCAAGCGTGCAATCCGCAGGATCGTCCAGAAACCGCTTGCGACGCCTGTATCTTTTGCCGTCAATGGTAAGAAGCTGACGCTGACGCCGGCTATGGTTGAGGACGCCCAGCGCCGCGCACGCCGTTCGGGCAAGCCTCACAACCAAGCTCGCGATATCTATGCCAAGCGCCTTGTGAGTGCCCTCGCCGGGCAGCTCGCCGAGGCGTTTGAGACCACGCTCGAGGATTCCGATTGGCTGGTTGCCGACGTCGCCGGTTCTGCCGACGCTCGCCGGGAGATCAACCTGCATTGGCTTCCGTCCTCCCCCGTCACCCTGCTGGAGCGCATCTACCACTTCCCCGAGTTGCTTGAGCGCATCGCCCCTGAGCTCACCGCCCAGGAGCGTTCCCTTCTTCGCCGCGAGCGAGGCAACGGCCTGACGCCGGCAGATATCCCGATTATTGACGAGCTGGCCGAGCTTCTTGGCCCCTTCGCCTCGGACGAGGATCGACGCCGCCTGGCGGCCAAGGAAAACGCCGACCACGAGCTGTCCGAGTATGTCTCGCAAACGATGAACTCGATGGGATTGGGCGGCGGAATCGTCAATTCGGCGATGATTACCCAACGCGTCGCCGAGGCGGGTGCGGGTGAGACACTCGCCGAGCGGGCGGCAAGCGACAGGTCGTGGACGTACGGCCACGTCGTCGTCGACGAGGCCCAGGAGCTTTCACCCATGCAGTGGCGTATGATCGCGCGGCGCAATCCGTCGCGGTCGATGACGCTCGTCGGTGATCTCGATCAGCGCCCCTCTGGCGCACCCGACGGCGGCTGGGCGTCAGCGCTCGGGCCGCTCACGGAGTTTCACCGCGTCGACCAGCTGACTATTTCCTATCGCACCCCGTCCACCGTCTTAACGAAGGCGGGAGAGGTCATGGAGGCCAACGGCTACCCGGTTGGTTTCATGCGGGCAGCACGCGACCTCGAAGGGTCGCTGGCATATCACCGTGGCGGCGAGGAGGTACTGATCGACCTTATCGAGAAGGCGTGCCTCGAGCTGGATGAGGAGTTTGGCCTGGGGAGGGGATCGGTGGGCGTGATCGCCCCGAAGGAGCTCTACGACCGGGTCGGAGACACACTCGCAAACACCCCTCGTCTCACCACGTGGACACTGGATCGCACGGGTTCTGAGATTTCGGCGAGAATACATATGTTGACCGCGTGGATGTCCAAGGGGCTGGAGTACGACGTCGTCGTGCTCGTCGAACCCGAGGCAATCCTGGGCGACGGGCCCGGCGATCTCTACGTCGCCATGACCCGTCCGACTAGGAGACTCGACGTCCTCTCGCGCGGCCCACTGCCGAAGGGTTTCTAA
- the serA gene encoding phosphoglycerate dehydrogenase — protein MARILLLESPHEVSDEVFSRYGIEVERVAGSLTEAELIDKLQGVDMLGIRSKTNVTREVIEACPQLAAIGAYCIGTNQIDLEAASDYGIPVFNAPYSNTRSVVEMAIGELISLVRRIPSKNKALHAGVWQKTAEGSHEVRGKTLGIIGYGSIGSQLSVVAEALGMKVIFHDIAERLALGNATRVGLDELLATSDVVSIHIDGRGSNTGYFDAEKFSKLKDGVILLNLARGHVMDLDALHEAVLTGQVAGAAVDVFPTEPLKNGDPFSSILVGLDNVILTPHIGGSTLEAQESIGSFVSAKLVNYWRKGSTELSVNIPNISTSPDADSLHRVVWFHWNTPGALADVNRLFAEEGVNVTFQSLATKGEYGYMVTDTATEIPEAVFERLEQAKAHIKLRLLTRQ, from the coding sequence GTGGCACGGATCCTGCTCCTTGAAAGTCCCCACGAAGTCTCGGACGAGGTCTTCTCCCGCTACGGGATCGAGGTCGAACGCGTGGCCGGGTCCCTCACCGAAGCCGAGCTGATCGACAAGCTACAAGGCGTGGACATGCTCGGCATCCGCTCGAAGACGAACGTCACCCGCGAAGTCATCGAGGCGTGCCCACAGCTCGCTGCCATCGGTGCGTATTGCATCGGCACGAATCAAATCGATCTCGAGGCGGCCTCCGATTATGGCATCCCCGTCTTCAATGCCCCCTACTCCAACACCCGCTCCGTGGTGGAGATGGCCATCGGCGAGCTCATCTCTCTCGTGCGGCGCATTCCCTCAAAGAACAAAGCCCTTCACGCCGGCGTGTGGCAGAAGACCGCCGAAGGGTCCCACGAGGTGCGCGGGAAGACGCTCGGCATCATCGGTTACGGCTCGATCGGCTCCCAGCTATCCGTCGTTGCCGAGGCACTGGGAATGAAGGTGATCTTCCACGACATCGCCGAGCGACTCGCCCTCGGTAACGCCACCCGCGTGGGGCTCGATGAGCTCCTGGCCACCTCCGACGTCGTCAGCATCCACATCGACGGGCGCGGCTCGAACACCGGCTACTTTGACGCCGAAAAGTTCTCCAAGCTCAAGGACGGCGTCATCCTACTCAACCTTGCCCGCGGGCACGTCATGGACCTCGATGCCCTTCACGAAGCCGTCCTGACCGGCCAGGTCGCCGGCGCCGCGGTCGACGTCTTCCCCACCGAGCCGCTCAAGAACGGCGATCCTTTCTCATCGATCCTCGTCGGACTCGACAACGTGATCCTCACCCCGCACATCGGCGGCTCGACGCTCGAGGCCCAAGAGTCGATCGGCAGCTTCGTGTCAGCCAAGCTCGTCAACTATTGGCGCAAGGGATCGACCGAACTCTCGGTCAACATCCCCAATATTTCTACATCTCCGGACGCCGATTCCCTCCACCGCGTGGTGTGGTTCCATTGGAACACTCCCGGCGCTCTGGCCGACGTCAACCGCCTCTTCGCCGAGGAAGGCGTCAACGTCACCTTCCAGTCGCTGGCAACCAAAGGCGAGTACGGATACATGGTCACGGACACTGCCACCGAGATTCCGGAGGCAGTGTTCGAACGCCTCGAGCAGGCAAAAGCCCACATCAAGCTGCGCTTGTTGACGCGGCAATAG
- a CDS encoding AMP-binding protein, which yields MDQMELAHSYYAPGVATEIEPVQTTIDHLLLRAARDFPDRVAIDFLANEYTYAQILDEVRRAAQVLTMCGVRKGDVISLILPNCPQHYVAFYAAQFLGVTVAEHNPLAPPAQIEAQIKLVGSTVVIGWEQTLGKLLADGDFKGRTYLAVNLTKALPKKSQMLLKLPFKAARTQRNKLRGRVPAGVHSWDNQVKHNAPFDFAQAEGPSLDDIAALLMTGGTTGTPKAVSLTHRTLLSNTKQVELWLNDLVYGQETVGAVLPFFHAFGMQLSMLMCVNIAATQVMTPSFDVDILFAAHRRHPITFFGGVPPMFRKMLDAIDEGKAADLSSIRFAVCGAMALDPELATRWEACAGYMIEGYGMTEASPVIAGSPLSERRRPSTLGLPFPSTEVKIVDPEDHTVEVAPGEVGEIAVRGPQVFAGYFKNPEETANAIRDGWLLTGDLARWDDGFLVMADRRKEMIINSGFNVYPSEVESAVRQMPGVVDVAVVGMPTDTFSESVVAALVLEPGAVVDLEAVRKWTEDKLSHYAMPKSIAIFDDLPRSQLGKVLRKNVKERLQNLELVSGQWRERMSEASAKSAELLDEYVATVKEKAAAARSSISTGHASESHAKHASPLVSPERPSGKDDERGDA from the coding sequence ATGGACCAGATGGAGCTAGCCCATTCCTACTATGCGCCGGGCGTGGCAACCGAGATCGAGCCCGTTCAGACAACGATCGACCACCTGCTCCTTCGGGCCGCTCGCGATTTCCCCGACCGGGTGGCCATCGACTTCCTCGCCAACGAATACACCTACGCTCAGATCCTCGACGAGGTCCGCCGCGCCGCCCAGGTTCTGACGATGTGCGGCGTGCGCAAGGGCGACGTCATTTCGCTCATCCTGCCCAACTGCCCCCAGCACTACGTCGCCTTCTACGCGGCCCAGTTCCTCGGCGTGACGGTGGCCGAGCACAATCCGCTTGCCCCGCCGGCCCAAATCGAGGCCCAGATCAAACTCGTGGGCTCGACCGTCGTCATCGGGTGGGAACAGACCTTGGGCAAATTACTCGCCGACGGCGACTTCAAGGGACGCACCTACCTGGCGGTAAACCTCACTAAGGCACTGCCGAAAAAGTCGCAGATGCTCCTCAAGCTCCCGTTCAAGGCTGCCCGCACGCAGCGCAATAAGCTTCGCGGGCGCGTGCCCGCAGGGGTGCATTCGTGGGATAACCAGGTCAAGCACAATGCGCCGTTTGACTTCGCGCAAGCTGAGGGCCCTTCTCTCGACGATATTGCGGCCCTCCTCATGACCGGCGGCACCACGGGCACGCCGAAGGCCGTGTCGCTGACGCACCGCACGCTCCTGTCAAACACGAAGCAGGTCGAGCTCTGGCTCAACGACCTCGTCTACGGTCAAGAGACAGTCGGGGCCGTCTTGCCTTTCTTCCACGCCTTCGGCATGCAGCTGTCGATGCTCATGTGCGTCAACATTGCCGCCACTCAGGTGATGACGCCATCCTTCGACGTCGATATTCTCTTCGCCGCCCACCGCCGCCACCCCATCACGTTCTTCGGCGGCGTGCCCCCGATGTTCCGCAAGATGCTTGACGCGATCGATGAGGGCAAGGCCGCCGACCTTTCGAGCATTCGTTTCGCCGTGTGCGGCGCGATGGCGCTCGACCCTGAACTCGCCACACGCTGGGAGGCATGCGCCGGCTACATGATCGAGGGATATGGCATGACGGAGGCGTCCCCGGTCATCGCCGGTTCCCCACTGTCCGAACGACGCCGTCCGTCCACGCTCGGCCTGCCCTTCCCCTCGACCGAGGTCAAGATCGTTGACCCGGAGGATCACACCGTGGAGGTCGCCCCGGGCGAGGTCGGCGAAATCGCGGTGCGCGGGCCGCAGGTGTTCGCCGGGTATTTCAAGAATCCTGAGGAGACGGCCAACGCAATCCGTGACGGCTGGCTCCTGACCGGCGATCTTGCCCGCTGGGATGACGGCTTCCTGGTGATGGCCGACCGCCGCAAGGAGATGATCATTAACTCAGGCTTCAACGTCTACCCCTCGGAGGTCGAGTCGGCGGTACGCCAGATGCCGGGCGTGGTGGATGTTGCCGTGGTTGGCATGCCGACAGACACGTTCTCCGAGTCGGTGGTCGCTGCCCTGGTTCTCGAGCCGGGCGCGGTGGTAGACCTCGAAGCCGTGCGTAAGTGGACGGAGGACAAGCTCTCACATTATGCGATGCCGAAGTCGATCGCGATTTTCGACGACCTGCCTCGTTCGCAGCTGGGAAAGGTACTGCGAAAGAACGTCAAGGAACGCCTGCAGAACCTGGAGCTGGTGTCCGGGCAGTGGCGCGAGCGCATGTCGGAAGCCTCGGCCAAGAGCGCCGAGTTGCTCGACGAGTACGTCGCCACAGTCAAGGAAAAGGCTGCTGCCGCGCGTTCCTCGATATCCACCGGCCACGCATCCGAATCACACGCAAAGCACGCAAGCCCGCTGGTGTCGCCAGAACGCCCTTCCGGGAAGGATGACGAGCGAGGCGACGCCTAA
- the nrdR gene encoding transcriptional regulator NrdR, producing the protein MFCPFCHHEDSRVIDTRTSDDGQLIRRRRECPSCGRRFSTAETAMLMVTKRSGTTEPFSRDKIISGVGRACQGRPVTTDQLAVLAQRVEETIRASGAAQIDSQDVGLAILEPLRELDKVAYLRFASVYSDFDSLEDFEKAIADLRQSQD; encoded by the coding sequence ATGTTCTGCCCCTTTTGTCATCATGAAGACTCCCGCGTGATCGATACGCGCACGTCAGACGACGGCCAGTTGATCCGGCGTCGTCGCGAGTGCCCATCGTGTGGGCGCCGATTTTCTACGGCGGAAACCGCCATGCTGATGGTGACGAAGCGATCGGGGACAACCGAACCGTTCTCGCGAGACAAGATCATCTCCGGCGTTGGGCGTGCGTGCCAGGGGCGTCCGGTCACAACCGACCAGCTCGCAGTGTTGGCGCAACGGGTCGAGGAAACGATCCGGGCGTCGGGTGCCGCACAGATTGATTCCCAAGATGTTGGCCTGGCCATTCTGGAGCCGCTTCGCGAACTCGACAAGGTGGCCTACCTCCGCTTTGCCTCCGTCTACTCTGACTTCGATTCGCTTGAGGACTTCGAGAAGGCAATCGCCGATCTCAGGCAGTCGCAAGACTAG
- a CDS encoding LysM peptidoglycan-binding domain-containing protein, giving the protein MTALRMEAVKVQPSRLRAVTGQAQVISYGAPVRPDRPASTQVRHLHAVATPASADSASVEWNVASPVRADRSSMRRAAPRPQSQPQPRSRARVRPQLHSAVLATLFVAGMLATMALGMLLYTALGFGMEAGSAITVMSGESLWSIADAMGVDVPTSQIVNDIVALNSLDGAHIEAGSTLLLPAY; this is encoded by the coding sequence ATGACCGCACTTCGAATGGAAGCAGTCAAGGTTCAGCCCTCACGCCTTCGCGCAGTCACGGGGCAGGCGCAGGTAATCAGCTACGGTGCGCCCGTGCGGCCGGATCGCCCCGCATCTACCCAGGTGCGCCACCTGCATGCGGTCGCCACGCCTGCATCGGCCGATTCGGCGAGCGTCGAATGGAACGTCGCTTCTCCGGTGCGCGCTGATCGGAGCAGCATGCGCCGGGCCGCTCCTCGTCCGCAGTCTCAGCCCCAGCCGCGGTCTCGGGCGCGGGTGCGTCCGCAGCTGCACAGTGCTGTGCTGGCAACGTTATTCGTGGCGGGCATGCTTGCTACGATGGCCCTTGGCATGTTGCTGTACACGGCCCTCGGTTTCGGGATGGAAGCTGGCTCTGCCATCACGGTGATGAGCGGAGAATCGCTGTGGTCCATCGCCGATGCGATGGGTGTGGATGTACCCACCTCGCAGATTGTCAATGACATCGTGGCCCTCAATTCTTTGGACGGGGCACACATCGAGGCAGGATCCACGCTCCTCCTGCCCGCCTACTAA
- the lexA gene encoding transcriptional repressor LexA, producing MTNAMPERQREILRVICHAIADRGFPPTVREIGEAVGLNSPSSVKYHLDGLESLALIVRDPRRPRTIEVTDEGLALAGLPHASAPTRVPSSDSLREVVDHDETFRMDDVEYTVSAPVNVPAVGRIAAGGPILAEQLIEDVFPLPRQLTGGGDLFMLSVHGDSMIDAAICDGDWVVVRRQQVAENGEIVAAMIDGEATVKTLSRKDGHVWLLPRNTNYAPIPGDEAEILGKVVTVLRAL from the coding sequence ATGACGAACGCGATGCCCGAACGCCAGCGCGAGATTCTTCGCGTCATTTGCCACGCGATCGCCGATCGCGGCTTCCCTCCCACGGTCCGTGAAATCGGTGAGGCGGTCGGCCTCAACTCCCCCTCCTCCGTCAAGTACCACCTCGACGGCCTCGAGAGCCTCGCGCTCATCGTCAGGGATCCGCGCCGGCCGAGAACGATCGAAGTCACCGACGAAGGCCTCGCCCTCGCCGGGCTTCCCCACGCCTCGGCCCCCACCCGCGTTCCCTCAAGCGATTCGCTGCGCGAGGTGGTAGATCACGACGAGACGTTCCGGATGGACGATGTCGAATACACGGTCAGCGCGCCGGTGAATGTTCCCGCAGTCGGCCGCATCGCCGCCGGCGGCCCCATTCTCGCCGAGCAACTCATTGAAGACGTCTTTCCGCTCCCTCGCCAACTGACCGGAGGCGGGGACTTGTTCATGCTCAGCGTCCATGGCGACTCCATGATCGACGCCGCGATCTGTGACGGGGACTGGGTAGTTGTCAGGCGCCAGCAGGTGGCTGAAAACGGCGAGATCGTCGCCGCGATGATTGACGGCGAAGCCACGGTCAAGACGCTCTCCCGCAAGGACGGCCATGTCTGGCTCCTGCCTCGCAACACGAACTACGCACCGATCCCCGGCGACGAGGCCGAAATCCTCGGCAAGGTCGTCACCGTCTTGCGCGCGCTATAG